One genomic window of Leptotrichia shahii includes the following:
- a CDS encoding YARHG domain-containing protein, translating to MLKTKKKELLKILILIFVFIFAVSCNNIFNFGNKNKTNSKSKEKQENEEKKQKEQINEEYTGITVPLDAVNFSIENELLYYNKQLFTGRVTFTTNEGYSGYFTFSNGVMEGVYELKRNGNVEIGKTAGNKAIYVKTKSNSGYENEIIYDENNGLIKEVNYVDGEYEDNFDFSNKFSGKIKKFGKIYNFSESTKKIKDGLNDETETESKNNNKNEIIVDKKDEIFIYNYSLREDDDYIIITERQYKGDKKNYRYLVFMGEKEEIFPRFGKDMLKVFKSIFTDIQGASNAQINTSTNANNEITQETATNYQSTSTSAPSQNNNTSNNQSSDEDLATLDRVYDEVINKGNESYLNNFSSSQLSIIRNTIYAKRGYIFKKEKYKNYFSRKSWYKGTSYSENIITPNEKKLAELILSKE from the coding sequence ATGTTAAAAACTAAAAAAAAGGAGCTTTTAAAAATATTAATCCTCATTTTTGTTTTTATATTCGCTGTATCTTGCAATAATATATTCAATTTTGGGAACAAAAACAAAACGAATAGTAAAAGTAAAGAAAAACAAGAAAATGAAGAAAAAAAACAAAAAGAGCAAATTAATGAAGAATACACAGGTATTACAGTTCCTTTAGATGCAGTTAATTTTTCAATTGAAAATGAACTGTTATACTATAATAAACAACTTTTTACAGGAAGAGTAACATTTACAACAAATGAAGGTTATAGTGGATATTTTACATTTAGTAACGGAGTGATGGAAGGAGTATATGAACTAAAAAGAAATGGTAATGTAGAAATTGGAAAAACAGCTGGAAATAAAGCTATATATGTAAAAACAAAATCAAATTCTGGTTATGAAAATGAAATTATATATGATGAAAATAATGGCTTGATAAAAGAAGTAAACTATGTAGATGGAGAGTATGAAGATAATTTTGATTTTTCAAATAAATTTTCAGGTAAAATAAAAAAATTTGGAAAAATATATAATTTTTCAGAGAGTACCAAAAAAATCAAAGATGGTCTAAACGATGAAACTGAGACTGAAAGTAAAAATAATAATAAGAATGAGATAATCGTTGATAAAAAAGATGAAATATTTATTTATAATTATTCTTTAAGAGAAGATGACGATTATATAATTATAACTGAAAGACAATATAAAGGAGATAAAAAAAATTATAGATATTTAGTATTTATGGGCGAAAAAGAAGAAATTTTCCCAAGATTCGGTAAAGATATGTTAAAAGTATTCAAGAGCATTTTTACAGATATACAAGGTGCTTCAAATGCTCAAATAAATACAAGTACAAATGCAAATAATGAAATAACTCAAGAAACTGCGACAAACTATCAGAGTACATCTACATCTGCGCCTTCTCAGAATAATAACACAAGTAATAATCAAAGTTCTGATGAAGATCTAGCAACATTGGATCGTGTCTATGACGAAGTCATTAATAAAGGAAATGAGAGTTATTTAAATAATTTTTCAAGCAGTCAGCTTTCTATTATTAGAAATACAATATATGCCAAAAGAGGATATATTTTTAAAAAAGAAAAATACAAAAACTATTTTTCAAGAAAAAGCTGGTATAAAGGAACTTCATATAGCGAAAATATAATAACACCTAATGAAAAAAAATTAGCTGAATTAATATTATCAAAAGAATAA
- a CDS encoding glycoside hydrolase family 10 protein, with protein sequence MRVKAILRKVSLLAITVLTAASLNASNIIVGNRNNAAKVNNQKVTRNRELRGVWVASVSNIDWPSKKGLSIDQQKREFLTILDNVKKWNMNAVFVQVKPTADAFYPSKYSPWSEYLTGTQGVNPGYDPLKFMVEEAHKRGIEFHAWFNPYRLSTSGSRDKLSKDNIGRKKPEWTVSYGGQLYLNPGIPEVDDYVVDSIVEVVKNYDVDGIHMDDYFYPYKVKGQEYPDSAQYQKYGKNFATVGDWRRDNVNRLIEKLHKAIKNEKENVEFGISPFGVWRNASTDPSRGSATTAGVQNYDDLYADILLWMNKGWIDYVAPQIYWNQGFKAAEYNTLVKWWSKYAGQTNTDLYIGQAAYKVNDWKNAKELINQVNFNRTYPEVKGSIFFSYKSLLTNPKNATNSLAQGPYANIENQ encoded by the coding sequence ATGCGGGTGAAAGCAATTTTAAGAAAAGTATCATTATTGGCAATTACAGTTTTAACGGCAGCCTCGTTGAACGCCTCTAATATTATAGTGGGGAATCGTAACAATGCGGCAAAAGTTAATAATCAAAAAGTAACAAGAAATAGGGAGTTAAGAGGTGTATGGGTAGCAAGTGTAAGCAATATCGACTGGCCATCTAAAAAAGGACTTAGTATAGATCAGCAAAAAAGAGAATTTTTAACAATTCTTGATAATGTAAAGAAATGGAATATGAATGCGGTATTTGTGCAGGTAAAACCAACAGCAGATGCCTTTTATCCATCAAAATATTCACCTTGGTCTGAATATTTGACTGGAACTCAAGGAGTAAATCCTGGTTATGATCCATTAAAATTTATGGTGGAAGAAGCACATAAGAGAGGAATCGAGTTTCACGCCTGGTTTAATCCATATAGACTTTCGACATCTGGATCAAGAGATAAATTATCAAAGGATAATATTGGACGTAAAAAACCTGAATGGACAGTTTCTTATGGAGGACAGCTTTATTTAAATCCAGGGATTCCTGAAGTTGATGATTACGTTGTAGACAGTATTGTTGAAGTTGTAAAAAATTATGATGTTGATGGTATTCACATGGACGACTATTTTTATCCATACAAAGTTAAAGGGCAAGAATATCCTGATTCAGCACAATATCAAAAATATGGTAAAAATTTTGCAACAGTTGGAGACTGGAGAAGAGATAATGTAAATAGACTAATTGAAAAATTGCATAAAGCTATAAAAAATGAAAAAGAAAATGTGGAATTTGGAATAAGTCCATTTGGAGTATGGAGAAATGCTTCTACTGATCCATCAAGAGGTTCTGCTACAACTGCAGGTGTACAAAATTACGATGACTTGTATGCGGATATTTTACTTTGGATGAATAAAGGATGGATAGATTACGTTGCACCTCAAATTTACTGGAATCAGGGATTCAAAGCTGCTGAATATAATACGCTTGTAAAATGGTGGAGCAAATATGCTGGACAGACAAATACAGATTTATATATCGGACAAGCAGCCTACAAAGTAAACGACTGGAAAAATGCAAAGGAATTAATAAATCAAGTAAATTTCAACAGAACTTATCCAGAAGTAAAAGGAAGTATATTCTTTAGTTACAAGTCTCTGCTGACAAACCCCAAAAATGCTACAAACAGCCTAGCTCAAGGGCCTTATGCCAATATTGAAAATCAGTAA
- the gltS gene encoding sodium/glutamate symporter has translation MVKINMDMIQTIGLAVILLLIGMKLRKKIQFFEKYCIPAPVIGGFLFSIIVFIFRQTNVAQIKFDDTLQKFFMVMFFTSVGFNASLKVLKKGGKKVVIFLFVAAGLCVMQNVVAVTLSKFVGIPPLLALMTGSTPMTGGHGTSAAVAPTIEALGSMYKGANAIAIAAATFGLIVGSAMGGPIASRLINKHKLLPEHFRKDRVKHGDEDIDEEVLKRQKPYLDGERFSMAFFYILIAMGIGSYLSMFIDYLMNFTGFQAHFPIYIGPMIIAAIIRNISDNVKALNAPIKEISILEDVALSLFLAMALMTLRLWELIDLALPVLVLLVAQVILIYFYLNWITFKAMGSDYDAAVMVSGHCGFGLGATPNGISNMKAVTEKYVYSKMAFFVIPIVGSLFIDFVNISIITLFTQFFK, from the coding sequence ATGGTAAAAATTAATATGGATATGATCCAGACAATTGGATTGGCAGTTATTCTGCTCTTAATAGGAATGAAACTTAGAAAAAAAATTCAATTTTTTGAAAAATATTGCATTCCAGCTCCAGTTATTGGTGGATTTTTATTTTCAATAATTGTTTTTATTTTTAGGCAAACGAATGTGGCTCAAATTAAATTTGATGATACACTTCAAAAGTTTTTTATGGTAATGTTTTTTACAAGTGTAGGATTTAACGCCAGTCTTAAAGTATTGAAAAAAGGTGGTAAAAAGGTTGTCATCTTTTTATTTGTTGCAGCGGGATTATGTGTTATGCAAAATGTTGTTGCTGTTACACTTTCAAAATTTGTGGGGATTCCACCACTACTTGCATTGATGACGGGGTCTACTCCAATGACCGGTGGACATGGTACTTCAGCGGCTGTTGCACCTACAATTGAAGCTCTTGGTTCAATGTACAAAGGGGCGAATGCGATTGCAATTGCAGCGGCAACTTTTGGACTTATTGTGGGATCTGCGATGGGAGGGCCTATTGCTAGCAGACTTATTAACAAACATAAATTATTGCCTGAACATTTTAGAAAAGATAGAGTAAAACACGGTGACGAAGATATTGATGAGGAAGTTTTAAAAAGGCAAAAGCCTTATCTTGATGGAGAGCGTTTCTCAATGGCATTTTTCTATATTTTAATTGCAATGGGGATTGGTTCATATTTATCAATGTTCATTGATTATCTTATGAATTTTACAGGCTTTCAAGCACACTTTCCTATTTATATCGGACCAATGATTATCGCAGCTATCATTAGAAATATATCTGACAATGTAAAGGCTTTAAATGCTCCAATTAAGGAAATAAGCATTCTTGAAGATGTGGCGCTTAGCTTGTTTCTAGCAATGGCATTGATGACTTTGAGATTATGGGAGCTTATTGATTTGGCACTTCCAGTGCTTGTTCTATTAGTTGCACAGGTTATATTAATTTATTTCTATTTGAATTGGATAACATTTAAGGCGATGGGGTCAGATTATGATGCGGCTGTAATGGTTTCAGGGCATTGTGGATTTGGATTAGGTGCAACTCCAAATGGAATTTCAAATATGAAAGCCGTTACAGAAAAATATGTCTACTCAAAAATGGCATTTTTTGTGATTCCGATAGTTGGTTCACTATTTATCGACTTTGTTAATATTAGTATTATTACTTTATTTACACAATTTTTTAAGTAA
- the atpB gene encoding F0F1 ATP synthase subunit A — translation MKNKIFKFLGFLFLMMVVVNLILSIISTFLPVKFESPSSVVEAPHYFNFVLGGFKFSLSQTVVNTWVLMLVIMFIVRAGTKKTSVENPSKMQIVMEEYYHFIENTFLTTFGKHKKNYVPFFSALFAFIMFSNLSTFLFPYIMMVVNEDGVKMVKPFFRTPTADPNTTIGLSLVVIILFLAVSIKQRGLRGYIKSLFEPMWFMFPLNIVDIFSKVLNTSMRLFGNMLAGLVIVGLLYSLVGRGLLQSLTHDMLKGSFSFSVGWPMIIQLYLDLFIGIVQAFVFTILSSVYISEALGEEE, via the coding sequence ATGAAAAATAAAATTTTTAAATTTTTAGGCTTCCTATTTCTTATGATGGTTGTCGTAAATCTGATTTTGTCAATTATTTCGACATTCTTACCAGTAAAATTTGAGTCGCCAAGTTCAGTTGTAGAAGCTCCGCATTATTTTAATTTTGTTCTAGGTGGATTTAAGTTCTCGCTTAGTCAGACAGTAGTTAATACGTGGGTACTTATGCTTGTAATTATGTTTATTGTAAGAGCTGGAACAAAAAAAACAAGTGTTGAAAATCCAAGTAAAATGCAAATTGTGATGGAAGAATACTATCACTTTATTGAAAACACTTTTTTAACTACATTTGGAAAGCATAAAAAAAATTATGTGCCGTTTTTTTCAGCATTATTTGCATTTATAATGTTTTCAAATTTAAGCACATTTTTGTTTCCATATATTATGATGGTAGTTAATGAAGATGGAGTTAAAATGGTAAAACCGTTTTTTAGAACGCCTACAGCAGATCCAAATACTACGATTGGATTATCACTTGTGGTAATTATACTTTTCCTGGCGGTATCTATAAAGCAAAGGGGACTAAGAGGATATATAAAATCACTATTTGAACCAATGTGGTTTATGTTTCCATTAAATATTGTGGATATTTTTTCAAAAGTTTTAAATACTTCAATGCGGTTATTTGGAAATATGCTTGCAGGACTTGTAATTGTAGGACTTTTGTATAGTCTTGTTGGTAGAGGTTTGCTTCAATCATTGACACATGATATGCTGAAGGGAAGTTTCTCCTTTTCAGTCGGATGGCCGATGATTATACAGCTTTATTTGGATTTGTTCATTGGTATTGTTCAAGCATTCGTGTTTACGATACTTTCATCAGTTTATATAAGTGAAGCGCTGGGTGAAGAGGAATAA
- the atpE gene encoding ATP synthase F0 subunit C, whose amino-acid sequence MAGVELIKAAALLGAGIAAIGGVGAGLGQGIATGYAVEAVSRQPEAKQDIMQTLITGLAITESSAIYALVIAFLLIFLKG is encoded by the coding sequence ATGGCAGGAGTAGAATTAATTAAGGCAGCAGCTTTATTAGGAGCAGGAATTGCAGCAATAGGAGGTGTTGGAGCAGGATTAGGACAAGGGATTGCAACTGGTTATGCAGTAGAAGCAGTTTCAAGACAGCCTGAAGCTAAGCAAGACATTATGCAAACATTAATTACAGGACTTGCGATTACAGAATCATCAGCAATTTATGCATTAGTAATAGCATTCCTATTAATTTTCTTAAAAGGGTAA
- the atpF gene encoding F0F1 ATP synthase subunit B has protein sequence MGGKLINIDFTMAIEIINFIVLVYFFSRTFSKKIGKVLEDRKKLALSEMEIVENEKEKLEDQKKSIEKLKKESKRRANDILIKAERQADDRKDQIISLAMSNRERMMMKAEADIEKMRQNAKFELQKEVGEMAVELAEKIIKENIDEKQDKTINKFINEIGD, from the coding sequence ATGGGAGGAAAATTAATAAACATCGACTTTACGATGGCTATTGAAATAATAAACTTTATAGTATTAGTCTATTTTTTTTCACGAACTTTTTCAAAAAAAATCGGTAAAGTTCTAGAAGATAGAAAAAAACTGGCTTTATCTGAAATGGAAATTGTTGAAAATGAAAAAGAAAAACTGGAAGATCAAAAAAAATCAATTGAAAAATTGAAAAAGGAATCTAAAAGACGTGCTAATGATATTTTGATAAAAGCTGAAAGACAGGCTGATGACAGAAAAGATCAAATTATATCGCTGGCTATGAGTAATCGTGAAAGAATGATGATGAAGGCGGAAGCTGATATTGAAAAAATGCGTCAAAATGCTAAATTTGAACTTCAAAAGGAAGTTGGAGAAATGGCGGTTGAACTTGCTGAAAAAATTATCAAGGAAAACATTGACGAAAAGCAGGATAAAACTATAAACAAGTTTATTAATGAGATAGGAGATTAA
- the atpH gene encoding ATP synthase F1 subunit delta — MANDEIAKRYASAIYNIAKSSESINEVREVLNILKENYAEEEEFRKILEDPLKKFPEKEKFLEKSFNHVSSEALGIVKYIVRKQRLSLIGDIKEYFLKLYYEENNKLPITAIFAKELSEKQRDLLVQKLEKKYGKKVVINLKVDKGIIGGGILRIGNEVIDGSIKNQIDEIKKNF; from the coding sequence ATGGCTAATGATGAGATTGCAAAAAGATATGCATCGGCAATTTACAATATAGCAAAATCTTCTGAAAGTATAAATGAAGTTAGGGAAGTATTGAATATTCTTAAGGAAAATTACGCAGAGGAAGAGGAGTTCAGGAAGATTTTGGAAGATCCTCTTAAAAAATTTCCAGAAAAGGAAAAATTTTTGGAAAAATCCTTTAATCATGTATCTAGCGAAGCACTTGGAATAGTAAAATACATTGTAAGAAAACAGCGGTTATCGTTGATTGGCGATATAAAGGAATATTTTTTGAAACTTTATTATGAGGAAAATAATAAACTTCCAATAACTGCTATATTTGCAAAGGAGCTATCGGAAAAACAAAGGGATCTGTTAGTACAGAAACTTGAAAAAAAATATGGTAAAAAAGTCGTTATTAACCTTAAAGTTGACAAGGGAATTATCGGTGGAGGAATTTTAAGAATCGGTAATGAGGTTATAGACGGTTCAATAAAAAATCAAATTGATGAAATAAAGAAAAATTTTTAG
- the atpA gene encoding F0F1 ATP synthase subunit alpha codes for MRIKPEEISKIIRSEIENYKSSLDISNTGTVLEVGDGIARIYGLSDAMAGELLEFENGTIGMALNLEESNIGAVIFGKTQGIKEGSIVKGLGKVAEVPAGNEMLGRVVDALGNPIDGKGAITADKYMPIERQASGIIARKPVTQPMQTGIKAIDGMFPIGKGQRELIIGDRQTGKTAIAIDAIINQKNNDVLCIYVAIGQKRSTVAQIYKKLEEAGALEYTIIVAATASESAPLQYLAPYSGVAMGEYFMDEGKDVLIVYDDLSKHAVSYREMSLLLKRPPGREAYPGDVFYLHSRLLERAAKLSDKLGGGSITALPIVETRAGDISAYIPTNVISITDGQIFLETDLFNSGFRPAINAGVSVSRVGGAAQIKAMKQVASKVKLELAQYNELLAFTQFGSDLDKATRDQLNRGSKIMEVLKQPQYSPYRVEEQVISFYCVTNGYFDNVPNEKLRTFEKDLIEAIRNDSNILSEILEKKSLDDNLKNKLDEFIINYKKEYVW; via the coding sequence TTGAGAATCAAGCCAGAGGAAATAAGTAAAATAATCCGAAGCGAAATCGAAAATTACAAAAGTTCACTGGATATTTCCAATACTGGAACGGTTTTGGAAGTGGGAGATGGAATTGCCAGAATTTACGGATTAAGTGACGCTATGGCAGGAGAACTTTTAGAGTTTGAAAATGGAACTATCGGAATGGCACTAAACTTGGAAGAAAGTAACATTGGAGCAGTAATTTTTGGAAAAACACAAGGAATAAAGGAAGGAAGCATAGTAAAAGGATTGGGAAAAGTAGCTGAAGTTCCAGCTGGAAATGAAATGCTTGGAAGAGTAGTTGATGCACTTGGAAATCCTATTGATGGAAAAGGTGCAATAACAGCTGACAAATATATGCCAATTGAAAGACAGGCTTCAGGAATTATCGCAAGAAAGCCAGTTACACAGCCTATGCAGACTGGGATAAAAGCAATAGATGGAATGTTCCCGATTGGAAAAGGGCAAAGGGAATTAATAATTGGAGATAGACAGACTGGTAAAACAGCAATTGCAATTGATGCGATTATAAATCAAAAAAATAATGATGTTTTGTGTATTTATGTAGCAATTGGACAAAAGAGATCGACGGTTGCACAAATTTATAAAAAATTGGAAGAAGCTGGGGCATTGGAATATACAATTATTGTTGCGGCAACTGCTTCAGAATCAGCACCGCTTCAATATTTAGCGCCATATTCAGGGGTTGCTATGGGTGAATATTTTATGGATGAAGGAAAAGATGTACTGATAGTTTATGATGACTTGTCAAAACATGCTGTATCTTATCGTGAAATGTCATTATTGTTGAAACGTCCGCCAGGAAGGGAAGCGTACCCGGGAGATGTTTTCTATCTTCACTCAAGACTGCTTGAAAGAGCGGCAAAATTAAGCGATAAACTAGGTGGAGGTTCAATTACAGCACTTCCAATCGTAGAAACACGTGCTGGAGATATTTCGGCATATATTCCAACAAATGTTATTTCAATAACAGACGGACAAATATTTTTGGAAACAGATTTGTTTAATTCAGGATTCAGACCAGCCATAAATGCAGGAGTTTCTGTGTCACGGGTTGGAGGAGCAGCACAAATTAAGGCTATGAAACAAGTTGCTTCAAAAGTGAAGCTGGAACTTGCACAATATAATGAATTGCTGGCATTTACACAATTTGGATCAGATTTGGATAAGGCTACAAGGGATCAGCTTAACCGTGGATCTAAAATTATGGAAGTTCTGAAACAGCCGCAATACAGTCCATATAGAGTCGAAGAACAGGTAATTTCATTTTATTGTGTAACAAATGGATATTTTGACAATGTTCCAAATGAAAAATTGAGAACATTTGAGAAGGATTTAATAGAAGCAATTAGAAATGATTCAAATATTTTAAGTGAAATTTTAGAGAAAAAATCACTGGATGATAACTTGAAGAATAAACTTGACGAATTTATAATTAATTATAAAAAAGAATATGTCTGGTAA